In Drosophila santomea strain STO CAGO 1482 chromosome 2L, Prin_Dsan_1.1, whole genome shotgun sequence, a single window of DNA contains:
- the LOC120458669 gene encoding MRG/MORF4L-binding protein, translated as MMAKDKGLAVAGSAAPLPAPIDHEWSAEEELQLFHAMEGLRPVGINKHFYMSCIVQRLSKSLNREMPSELIWRHLGTMYKLKELDDLESLPFPNEEREFSLPEKDYGTLQSKKTVELHANEESGEAQSALPTTETNGKAPLATKAPVPANSAKEGDKKHVSKPQEQLPKRPAKRTRGSMSNESISPSTTPPPVQTNKRRRI; from the exons ATGATGGCCAAGGACAAGGGTCTGGCTGTGGCCGGATCGGCGGCTCCTTTGCCGGCCCCAATCGACCACGAGTGGTCCGCCGAAGAAGAGCTGCAGCTGTTCCACGCAATGGAGGGTCTGCGCCCGGTGGGAATCAACAAGCATTTCTACATGTCCTGCATCGTCCAGCGTCTGTCCAAGTCGCTCAACCGTGAAATGCCCAGCGAGCTGATCTGGCGCCACCTGGGGACCATGTACAAGCTGAAGGAACTGGACGATCTGGAGTCGCTGCCCTTTCCCAACGAGGAGCGCGAGTTCAGTCTGCCGGAGAAGGATTACGGAACGCTACAGAGCAAAAAGACGGTGGAGCTGCATGCCAACGAAGAGAGTGGAGAGGCGCAGTCGGCTCTTCCAACCACAGAGACGAATGGCAAAG CTCCACTTGCAACCAAAGCGCCGGTACCGGCAAATTCTGCCAAGGAAGGCGACAAGAAGCACGTTTCCAAGCCCCAGGAGCAGCTGCCCAAGCGTCCGGCCAAGCGCACACGCGGCTCCATGTCCAATGAATCCATCAGCCCCTCCACCACGCCGCCGCCGGTGCAGACCAACAAGCGCCGTCGCATATAG
- the LOC120458671 gene encoding guanine nucleotide-binding protein subunit gamma-1 — translation MDVMSSSLQQQRVVVEQLRREAAIDRQTISESCAKMMKYITEHEQEDYLLTGFTSQKVNPFREKSSCTVL, via the coding sequence ATGGACGTAATGTCATCATCCCTACAGCAGCAGCGCGTTGTGGTCGAGCAACTGCGTCGCGAGGCGGCTATCGACCGCCAGACGATCTCGGAGTCTTGCGCCAAGATGATGAAGTACATAACGGAGCACGAGCAGGAGGACTACCTGCTCACCGGGTTCACCAGCCAGAAGGTGAATCCCTTCCGCGAGAAGTCGTCGTGCACCGTCCTCTAA
- the LOC120458665 gene encoding protein transport protein Sec31A, with amino-acid sequence MKIKELQKTVNIAWSPAQQQQILLAAGTAAQQFDSNVNSTLELYSPNFSDATYDLELRASVSSQYKFQKLIWSPVGPHPSGLIVGGCEAGQINIYSADKLLAGKEDPLLKRQDKHTGAVSGLDFNPFQNNLLASCASESEILIWDLNNPETSMSPGAKTQPLEDVKNVAWNRQVQHILASVFSTRCVIWDLRKSQQIIKLSDSQSRVRWHAIEWHPEAATQVWLASEDDQAPVVQLWDLRYATAPAKTYQIHERGVLGMSWCLQDNDLMVSCGKDNRIYCWNPNTKIPEGEILSEVATTASWYSDVQFCPRNPALIASASLEGAVSIYSLHGGTHHLVQTANKIADSFPGMDQFSQEPIPQQATQVVYHDLAHAPKWMKRPCGVAFGFGGKLVSFNGTSKTVKVQQLTTESALVERANALERSLVDANYLDYCRQRADETPDQHGRYIWYFIKANFELNPKEEMLNLLGYNKDDIDSKFNKYIKETDGNSHSDVDTLTTRISTLTHTQDNKFDVNAIDSQNHNDFAAPPRPQFKIPSGDHSDSMIAEAILTGNVDAAVELCLEAQRIPEALIIASTAGIETLTRTQTRYLLQQKNELSQVISALVSRDWLDFVNRCTVDSWKEALVAALKHSERKVVDICERLGDRLLSECASSAEFTRNAMLCYICAGSIDKLVTAWYQLKRLEQQNPGYKPNTAELQDLAEMVMLMCKSLEQQGISVDLAGRFAGFLTEYGGLLASQGALTAALQYITTLGGGAASESDVLQSLRERINNAVNLDYSQPAAVAAAPLSYQQQRNRGSFSQPQPSVAMPYGQTPNQYAQPSWPTQVPPLQTAYPGAQLPPPQIFNPQPVKPEPLAQPPRPLSNASSSGGPPQAGGASSSGGSGLSGRSKYVLDPSVAAPTSSYGLPYNPVPAHVPSAVPFGSGGVSGPVPQPVSVPTYNSKEFNTNPIAAAQPYNPSSFMPGQQNQFLPGVNPIEAMPPPAAPPIIQNVQRNPTPPPGWNDPPALKSSRAPKPKPVVEPSAAIFHPLFPVDPNQNQNGYVDPSQYQHAPPPGGVPNTYYNPGAFNNNPQQQSYLQPQQPPSAISNQGGLQQQNWQGQQQTIGYTEQPAPIQQQRQPEPPKEKAPLPEEYIYLQTVLEELKNRCLGATNDPRTKRKFVDVVKRLENLYDCLRDGKLTPTTVQYLNQIVQYIQISDYANALEIHTRIAFGTDFAQCAGFMQGLKVLLQSASELQLVLR; translated from the exons ATGAAGATCAAGGAACTGCAGAAGACGGTGAACATTGCCTGGTCGccggcgcagcagcagcagattcTCTTGGCTGCCGGTACCGCCGCCCAACAATTTGATTCCAATGTCAATTCCACTCTAGAGTTGTACTCCCCGAACTTTAGCGATGCCACATACGATCTGGAGCTGAGGGCCAGTGTTTCCAGCCAGTACAA GTTCCAAAAACTTATCTGGAGCCCCGTGGGACCTCACCCAAGTGGACTAATTGTGGGCGGTTGCGAGGCGGGACAAATCAACATATACTCAGCCGACAAGTTGCTCGCCGGCAAGGAAGATCCGCTGCTGAAACGCCAGGACAAGCACACAGGCGCCGTTAGCGGGTTGGACTTCAATCCCTTCCAGAACAACTTGCTGGCATCATGCGCCTCCGAATCGGAAATCCTAATCTGGGACCTCAACAACCCGGAAACTAGCATGAGCCCCGGCGCCAAGACACAGCCGCTAGAGGACGTAAAGAACGTTGCGTGGAACAGGCAGGTGCAGCACATTCTGGCCTCCGTGTTCAGCACGCGCTGCGTGATTTGGGATCTGCGTAAAAGTCAACAGATCATCAAGCTCTCGGACTCGCAGTCGCGAGTGAGGTGGCACGCTATTGAGTGGCATCCGGAGGCGGCGACGCAGGTTTGGCTGGCTTCCGAGGACGACCAGGCGCCGGTGGTGCAGCTGTGGGATCTGCGTTATGCCACGGCTCCAGCTAAGACATACCAGATTCATGAGCGCGGAGTACTGGGAATGTCGTGGTGCCTGCAAGACAACGATCTGATGGTTTCGTGTGGCAAAGACAACCGCATTTATTGCTGGAACCCCAATACCAAGATTCCAGAGGGAGAAATCCTATCTGAGGTTGCTACCACTGCCTCCTGGTACTCCGATGTGCAGTTCTGTCCACGCAATCCGGCTCTGATAGCAAGCGCCAGCTTGGAGGGAGCAGTTTCTATTTATTCTCTACATGGAGGCACTCACCACCTAGTCCAAACTGCCAACAAGATTGCCGACTCTTTTCCGGGCATGGATCAATTTTCCCAGGAGCCAATTCCGCAGCAGGCCACGCAAGTGGTTTACCATGACCTGGCCCACGCTCCCAAGTGGATGAAGCGTCCCTGTGGCGTTGCCTTTGGA TTTGGTGGCAAGTTGGTCAGTTTTAATGGAACCTCGAAAACGGTCAAGGTCCAACAGCTAACCACCGAATCTGCCCTTGTGGAACGGGCCAATGCCTTGGAACGTTCTCTGGTCGATGCTAACTATTTGGATTACTGTCGGCAGCGGGCCGACGAGACACCTGATCAGCACGGACGCTACATCTGGTACTTTATCAAGGCGAACTTCGAGCTTAATCCCAAGGAGGAAATGCTGAACCTCTTGG gcTACAACAAAGACGACATCGATAGCAAGTTCAACAAGTATATCAAGGAAACAGATGGGAACTCGCATTCGGATGTGGATACTCTGACGACCCGCATTTCGACACTGACCCAT ACGCAAGACAACAAGTTTGATGTAAATGCAATCGACTCACAAAATCACAACGACTTCGCCGCTCCACCAAGGCCGCAATTCAAGATTCCCAGCGGAGATC ACTCTGATAGCATGATTGCCGAGGCAATACTCACAGGCAATGTAGATGCTGCCGTGGAGCTTTGTCTGGAAGCCCAGCGCATTCCTGAAGCCCTTATTATCGCCTCAACTGCTGGCATAGAGACTCTAACCCGCACTCAAACACGCTACCTGCTGCAGCAGAAGAACGAGCTTTCGCAAGTGATCTCCGCATTGGTATCCCGTGACTGGCTGGACTTTGTTAACAGATGCACTGTAGACTCGTGGAAGGAAGCCCTGGTGGCCGCCCTCAAGCACAGCGAACGCAAGGTGGTGGACATCTGCGAACGACTGGGCGATCGCCTCTTAAGTGAGTGCGCTTCAAGCGCCGAGTTTACGCGCAATGCCATGCTCTGCTACATTTGCGCCGGCAGCATCGACAAACTTGTCACCGCCTGGTACCAGTTAAAGCGGCTGGAGCAGCAGAACCCCGGCTACAAGCCCAACACCGCAGAGTTGCAGGACTTAGCTGAGATGGTGATGCTGATGTGCAAGTCGTTGGAGCAGCAAGGCATATCCGTGGACCTGGCAGGTCGCTTTGCTGGCTTCCTAACTGAGTACGGCGGTCTTCTTGCGTCCCAGGGTGCTCTTACTGCAGCCCTGCAGTACATTACCACCTtgggaggaggagcagctAGCGAAAGCGATGTTCTCCAGAGCCTGCGAGAACGGATAAATAACGCTGTCAACCTGGACTACTCCCAGCCAGCAGCAGTCGCTGCCGCTCCCCTTAGCTACCAACAGCAGCGCAATCGGGGATCTTTCTCGCAGCCACAGCCATCGGTTGCCATGCCCTACGGCCAGACGCCCAATCAGTATGCACAGCCCAGCTGGCCAACGCAAGTGCCTCCATTACAAACAGCATACCCAGGAGCCCAGCTGCCACCGCCGCAGATCTTCAATCCGCAGCCTGTGAAACCAGAGCCTTTGGCCCAACCACCGCGCCCACTCAGCAACGCCAGCTCTTCAGGTGGTCCACCGCAAGCAGGAGGCGCATCATCGTCCGGCGGATCGGGTCTTTCCGGCCGCTCCAAATACGTTTTAGATCCATCTGTAGCAGCTCCAACCAGTTCCTACGGCCTGCCATACAATCCAGTGCCGGCACACGTTCCATCAGCGGTCCCATTTGGCAGCGGAGGAGTGTCTGGTCCCGTACCCCAGCCAGTTAGCGTGCCAACCTACAACAGCAAGGAGTTCAACACGAATCCGATTGCGGCTGCCCAACCTTACAACCCGTCGTCATTCATGCCAGGTCAGCAGAATCAGTTCCTGCCCGGTGTAAACCCCATTGAGGCAATGCCACCGCCAGCTGCGCCACCGATCATCCAGAATGTGCAACGCAATCCCACACCACCACCTGGCTGGAACGATCCTCCTGCACTGAAATCTTCGCGAGCG CCTAAGCCTAAGCCGGTCGTTGAACCAAGTGCTGCAATCTTTCATCCCCTGTTCCCAGTCGACCCGAATCAAAACCAGAACGGTTATGTCGACCCCTCTCAATATCAG CACGCACCACCACCTGGAGGAGTGCCCAATACGTACTACAACCCGGGTGCCTTTAACAACAATCCCCAGCAGCAATCATATCTCCAGCCTCAGCAGCCACCCTCTGCGATTTCGAACCAGGGAGGACTCCAACAGCAGAACTGGCAGGGGCAGCAGCAAACCATTGGCTATACTGAGCAGCCAGCACCCATCCAGCAACAGCGCCAACCGGAGCCTCCCAAGGAGAAGGCCCCGCTTCCCGAGGAGTACATATACTTGCAGACAGtgctggaggagctgaagAACCGCTGCTTGGGCGCAACCAATGATCCG CGCACAAAACGGAAGTTTGTCGATGTTGTAAAGAGGCTCGAAAATCTCTACGATTGCCTAAGAGATGGAAAG CTAACTCCCACAACGGTGCAATATCTGAATCAAATAGTACAGTACATTCAAATATCCGACTATGCCAATGCACTAGAAATCCACACGCGAATTGCCTTCGGAACGGACTTTGCGCAGTGCGCCGGCTTTATGCAGGGACTGAAGGTTCTCCTGCAATCCGCATCCGAGCTGCAGTTGGTTTTGCGCTAA
- the LOC120458668 gene encoding uncharacterized protein LOC120458668 isoform X1, which translates to MFVPETEDMLPRLAPRPSAAVPMGHTNEIIGPTVPEVSILFGQPPQDPQMQAQQSHQESSPRAAPTFASWKKQMLPRVNFSPILATELGPRTAPSSNSPCSSKEYLVMPRDRHHASDAQQTTNQLNCNAGGYNAEPKPQVYQSRRLSSSSNADVLTICAGTQTDPFNPSPPRNSLPQVVYSDIDVSNLANKSDLSALVSLVESMRHEQQQLRNLCELILQQQQPAKPEGISKASSTTASQCDILTTNNAGRRLSPIIQDYIAEEEEPLPSPQARVIPQFPSPRPNPPIAQSTGYRAITPQAKRIPQLAKPNTEKSLVMNELALKYLRQPVDELMKEMRLGASPKSPNPEPLRQIDNISHSQSPNDISNASYKYLKKYRLLPEEQLEQVSPQSPRASSPHIQLDLENIRNQPKLL; encoded by the exons ATGTTTGTGCCCGAAACGGAGGATATGCTGCCCAGGCTAGCGCCCAGACCGAGTGCAGCAGTGCCCATGGGCCACACCAATGAAATAATAGGGCCCACCGTACCGGAGGTGTCCATATTGTTTGGTCAGCCGCCACAGGATCCGCAGATGCAGGCGCAGCAGTCACATCAGGAGTCATCCCCTCGTGCTGCACCCACCTTTGCGTCCTGGAAAAAGCAAATGCTGCCCAGGGTCAACTTTTCGCCCATTTTGGCCACGGAACTGGGACCGCGCACCGCTCCAAGCAGCAATAGCCCGTGCTCCTCGAAGGAATACCTGGTGATGCCCCGGGATCGCCACCACGCAAGCGATGCGCAGCAGACTACCAATCAATTAAACTGCAATGCTGGGGGGTATAATGCCGAACCCAAGCCACAGGTCTATCAATCCAGGCGCTTGTCCAGCTCGTCCAACGCTGATGTCCTCACCATTTGTGCTGGCACACAGACAGATCCCTTCAACCCATCTCCTCCGCGAAACTCACTGCCACAGGTCGTCTACTCCGACATCGACGTTAGCAACCTGGCCAATAAGAGTGACCTGTCGGCCCTGGTATCCCTTGTGGAGTCCATGCGCCATGAGCAACAACAGCTTAGGAATCTCTGCGAGCTGATtttgcagcaacagcagccagcgAAACCCGAAGGCATCTCAAAAGCCAGCAGCACCACTGCCAGCCAGTGTGATATTTTGACTACCAATAATG CAGGTAGACGCTTATCTCCGATTATTCAGGATTACATAGCAGAGGAGGAGGAACCACTTCCCTCGCCACAGGCTCGAGTGATTCCGCAATTTCCGTCTCCTCGTCCAAATCCACCAATAGCCCAATCTACGGGGTACCGGGCCATTACGCCTCAGGCTAAGCGGATCCCTCAACTGGCCAAGCCAAACACTGAGAAGAGCTTGGTGATGAACGAGCTGGCGCTGAAGTATTTGCGCCAACCCGTTGATGAGCTGATGAAGGAGATGCGCCTGGGGGCCTCGCCAAAGTCCCCTAATCCTGAGCCACTGCGTCAGATCGACAACATCAGCCACTCGCAGAGTCCCAACGACATTTCCAATGCATCGTACAAGTATCTCAAGAAATACCGCCTGCTGCCCGAGGAGCAACTGGAGCAAGTGAGTCCCCAATCTCCTAGGGCCTCTTCGCCACATATTCAACTGGATTTGGAGAATATCAGGAACCAGCCGAAGCTCTTGTGA
- the LOC120458668 gene encoding uncharacterized protein LOC120458668 isoform X2: protein MFVPETEDMLPRLAPRPSAAVPMGHTNEIIGPTVPEVSILFGQPPQDPQMQAQQSHQESSPRAAPTFASWKKQMLPRVNFSPILATELGPRTAPSSNSPCSSKEYLVMPRDRHHASDAQQTTNQLNCNAGGYNAEPKPQVYQSRRLSSSSNADVLTICAGTQTDPFNPSPPRNSLPQVVYSDIDVSNLANKSDLSALVSLVESMRHEQQQLRNLCELILQQQQPAKPEGISKASSTTASQCDILTTNNGRRLSPIIQDYIAEEEEPLPSPQARVIPQFPSPRPNPPIAQSTGYRAITPQAKRIPQLAKPNTEKSLVMNELALKYLRQPVDELMKEMRLGASPKSPNPEPLRQIDNISHSQSPNDISNASYKYLKKYRLLPEEQLEQVSPQSPRASSPHIQLDLENIRNQPKLL, encoded by the exons ATGTTTGTGCCCGAAACGGAGGATATGCTGCCCAGGCTAGCGCCCAGACCGAGTGCAGCAGTGCCCATGGGCCACACCAATGAAATAATAGGGCCCACCGTACCGGAGGTGTCCATATTGTTTGGTCAGCCGCCACAGGATCCGCAGATGCAGGCGCAGCAGTCACATCAGGAGTCATCCCCTCGTGCTGCACCCACCTTTGCGTCCTGGAAAAAGCAAATGCTGCCCAGGGTCAACTTTTCGCCCATTTTGGCCACGGAACTGGGACCGCGCACCGCTCCAAGCAGCAATAGCCCGTGCTCCTCGAAGGAATACCTGGTGATGCCCCGGGATCGCCACCACGCAAGCGATGCGCAGCAGACTACCAATCAATTAAACTGCAATGCTGGGGGGTATAATGCCGAACCCAAGCCACAGGTCTATCAATCCAGGCGCTTGTCCAGCTCGTCCAACGCTGATGTCCTCACCATTTGTGCTGGCACACAGACAGATCCCTTCAACCCATCTCCTCCGCGAAACTCACTGCCACAGGTCGTCTACTCCGACATCGACGTTAGCAACCTGGCCAATAAGAGTGACCTGTCGGCCCTGGTATCCCTTGTGGAGTCCATGCGCCATGAGCAACAACAGCTTAGGAATCTCTGCGAGCTGATtttgcagcaacagcagccagcgAAACCCGAAGGCATCTCAAAAGCCAGCAGCACCACTGCCAGCCAGTGTGATATTTTGACTACCAATAATG GTAGACGCTTATCTCCGATTATTCAGGATTACATAGCAGAGGAGGAGGAACCACTTCCCTCGCCACAGGCTCGAGTGATTCCGCAATTTCCGTCTCCTCGTCCAAATCCACCAATAGCCCAATCTACGGGGTACCGGGCCATTACGCCTCAGGCTAAGCGGATCCCTCAACTGGCCAAGCCAAACACTGAGAAGAGCTTGGTGATGAACGAGCTGGCGCTGAAGTATTTGCGCCAACCCGTTGATGAGCTGATGAAGGAGATGCGCCTGGGGGCCTCGCCAAAGTCCCCTAATCCTGAGCCACTGCGTCAGATCGACAACATCAGCCACTCGCAGAGTCCCAACGACATTTCCAATGCATCGTACAAGTATCTCAAGAAATACCGCCTGCTGCCCGAGGAGCAACTGGAGCAAGTGAGTCCCCAATCTCCTAGGGCCTCTTCGCCACATATTCAACTGGATTTGGAGAATATCAGGAACCAGCCGAAGCTCTTGTGA
- the LOC120458405 gene encoding dynactin subunit 2 — protein sequence MADPKFQNLPGIAYDQPDVYETPDDPEPDTSDYYEEEPENESIERLHISPSIAHKRFSGATLEGSVDFTDRIGRRTCRGYDARGSSDYELVGQGEKETPVQKCQRLQIEMNELLNEVAALQVDRKVADEEKQSYDAVATVISTARKVLESLKLEQVLGKEQTPGSKQVKALISQVEEFKQSGVLTAIPTPGTDLAATARVASLEQRLSQLEKVVGAQPDKLSRLTAATNTTNVLEAVRHLSTKAALIQPDKLDTIEQRLTSLAGKMDAIAEKSSGSAQDAKRDQKITELYDIAKRTEPVVEILPHVIERMQALEALHKYANNFAKIIAEIEQKQGTITTSLVNNKELLHSVQETFAQNLETINNKVAKVEQRVAAISSAK from the exons ATGGCCGATCCCAAATTCCAAAACCTTCCGGGAATA GCTTATGACCAGCCGGATGTGTACGAAACTCCCGATGACCCGGAGCCTGATACATCCGACTATTACGAAGAGGAACCGGAGAATGAATCCATCGAGCGACTGCATATCTCTCCGAGCATCGCCCACAAGCGATTCAGCGGAGCAACGCTCGAAGGGAGTGTGGACTTCACTGATCGCATTGGACGCCGAACGTGCAGAGGATACGATGCCCGCGGGTCCAGCGACTACGAGCTGGTCGGCCAGGGTGAGAAGGAGACTCCAGTGCAGAAGTGCCAACGCCTGCAGATCGAGATGAACGAACTTCTGAACGAGGTTGCCGCCCTGCAGGTGGACCGCAAGGTAGCCGACGAGGAAAAGCAGTCGTACGACGCAGTGGCCACTGTTATCAGCACGGCCCGAAAAGTACTGGAGTCGCTGAAACTGGAGCAAGTGCTGGGCAAGGAGCAGACGCCTGGCAGTAAGCAGGTGAAAGCTCTCATCAGCCAGGTGGAGGAGTTCAAGCAGTCCGGTGTTCTCACGGCCATACCCACGCCTGGCACCGATCTGGCGGCCACCGCCCGCGTGGCGAGCCTAGAGCAACGACTTTCGCAGCTGGAGAAGGTAGTGGGTGCCCAGCCTGACAAGCTGAGCCGGCTTACCGCcgccaccaacaccaccaatGTACTAGAGGCCGTGCGTCATCTCAGCACCAAGGCGGCCCTGATACAGCCTGATAAACTGGACACTATCGAGCAGCGCCTGACCTCGCTGGCTGGCAAGATGGATGCCATCGCCGAGAAGTCCAGCGGCAGTGCCCAGGACGCAAAACGAGATCAGAAGATCACGGAATTGTACGACATCGCCAAGCGCACCGAGCCCGTGGTGGAAATACTGCCGCACGTCATCGAACGCATGCAGGCTCTCGAAGCCCTTCATAAATATG CAAACAACTTCGCCAAGATCATCGCAGAGATTGAGCAAAAACAGGGAACCATTACGACTAGCCTGGTGAACAACAAGGAGCTCTTACATTCCGTACAGGAAACTTTCGCCCAGAATCTGGAGACCATCAACAACAAGGTGGCCAAGGTGGAACAACGTGTGGCGGCTATTTCGTCTGCTAAATGA
- the LOC120458666 gene encoding T-complex protein 1 subunit theta, whose translation MALSVPKAPGVSQMLKDGARMYSGLEEAVFRNISACKEFAQTMRSAYGPNGMNKMIINHIEKQFVTSDAGTIMRELDVEHPAAKLIVMASQMQDAEVGDGTNFVVVLAGALLESAEELLRLGITTAEISDGYEKALEKALEILPTLVSHKIEDYRNVEKVKEVLRTSIMSKQYGQEDFLNDLVSKACVSILPDEGTFNVDNIRICKILGSGLTKSEVVRGMVFKRFVEGDVTYAEKAKIVIFSCPVDIIQTETKGTVLIKSADELLSFSSGEESLLESQIKAIAETGVKVVVAGGKVGDMALHFLNKYSLMAVRLNSKFDLRRLSRSVNATVLPRITTPSQEELGYCDKVCIEELGDTTIVAFRNEGKDSRIATVVIRGATDNFMDDIERALDDAVNNFKCLTRDGRYLPGAGATEIELATQLSAYADTLPGLDQYAVRKFANALEVFPKALAENSGINGTDIVNQLYLAHNSEAGKTIGFDIEAEKASTIDTTKAKLFDLYQAKFWGLKYAVGAAATILKVDQIIMAKRAGGPKPRQAAGSDDES comes from the exons ATGGCTTTATCCGTTCCCAAGGCTCCCGGTGTGTCGCAGATGCTCAAGGATGGCGCCCGG ATGTACAGTGGGCTGGAGGAGGCGGTATTCCGCAACATCAGTGCCTGCAAGGAGTTTGCACAGACCATGCGCTCGGCCTATGGACCAAATGGCATGAACAAGATGATCATCAACCACATCGAGAAGCAGTTCGTGACCAGCGATGCCGGCACCATCATGCGGGAGCTAGATGTTGAGCATCCGGCCGCCAAGCTGATCGTCATGGCCAGCCAGATGCAGGATGCTGAGGTAGGCGACGGTACCAACTTCGTGGTTGTCCTGGCCGGAGCCCTGTTGGAGTCCGCTGAGGAGTTGCTGCGTCTGGGCATCACCACTGCCGAGATCTCCGACGGCTATGAGAAAGCCTTGGAGAAGGCCCTCGAGATCCTGCCCACTTTGGTAAGCCACAAGATCGAGGACTATCGCAATGTGGAGAAGGTGAAGGAGGTACTTCGCACATCGATCATGTCGAAGCAATACGGCCAAGAGGACTTTCTTAACGATCTGGTGAGCAAGGCCTGTGTCTCCATCTTGCCGGATGAGGGCACCTTCAACGTGGACAACATTCGCATCTGCAAGATCTTGGGTAGCGGACTGACCAAGTCTGAGGTGGTACGCGGCATGGTCTTCAAGCGCTTTGTAGAAGGCGATGTGACCTACGCAGAGAAGGCCAAGATCGTGATTTTCTCCTGCCCCGTCGATATCATTCAAACTGAAACCAAGGGAACAGTGCTGATCAAGTCGGCCGATGAGCTGTTGAGTTTTTCCTCTGGCGAAGAGAGCCTGTTGGAGAGTCAGATCAAGGCGATCGCCGAAACAGGTGTAAAGGTGGTTGTGGCCGGCGGCAAGGTCGGCGACATGGCCCTGCACTTCCTCAACAAATACAGCCTAATGGCCGTGCGTCTCAACTCCAAGTTCGATCTGCGTCGCCTGAGCCGCTCCGTGAACGCCACTGTCCTGCCGCGCATCACCACGCCTAGTCAGGAGGAGTTGGGCTACTGCGACAAAGTTTGCATCGAGGAACTAGGAGACACCACAATTGTGGCTTTCAG GAACGAGGGCAAGGACTCGCGCATTGCGACCGTAGTTATCCGTGGAGCTACCGATAATTTTATGGATGATATTGAGCGTGCCCTGGATGACGCTGTTAACAACTTCAAGTGCCTGACCCGGGATGGCCGCTATCTTCCCGGAGCTGGCGCCACCGAGATCGAGTTAGCCACCCAGCTGTCCGCCTATGCTGATACTCTGCCGGGACTAGACCAGTACGCAGTGCGCAAGTTCGCCAACGCGCTGGAAGTTTTCCCCAAGGCTCTGGCCGAGAACTCCGGCATCAATGGCACGGATATCGTCAACCAGTTGTATTTGGCTCACAACTCCGAGGCCGGAAAGACAATCGGCTTTGACATTGAGGCTGAAAAGGCCAGCACCATCGACACAACAAAGGCAAAGCTCTTTGATCTGTACCAGGCCAAGTTCTGGGGTCTTAAGTACGCCGTAGGCGCGGCCGCAACCATCTTGAAGGTGGACCAGATCATCATGGCCAAGCGCGCCGGAGGTCCCAAGCCGCGACAGGCTGCCGGCAGCGATGATGAGAGTTAA
- the LOC120458670 gene encoding uncharacterized protein LOC120458670, whose amino-acid sequence MPVLEHIEAMAETPTPAGNSPAQANEDTPPQAVRELTQTDYLNRRLLKSLLENMQATEVLAQENGNGSNEEDNEFEE is encoded by the coding sequence ATGCCTGTTTTGGAGCACATCGAAGCCATGGCCGAGACTCCGACTCCAGCTGGGAACAGCCCTGCACAGGCAAACGAAGATACCCCGCCCCAGGCAGTCCGGGAACTGACGCAGACGGATTATCTGAACCGACGCCTCCTCAAATCGCTTCTGGAAAACATGCAGGCCACCGAAGTTCTGGCGCAGGAAAACGGGAACGGATCCAACGAGGAGGACAACGAATTCGAAGAATAA